The stretch of DNA CAATTGTTTGGGCAGCAAGTATCGTGACGCGTGCCCGGAAAGAAGGTCTCATACGGGATGACTTTGCCGTCAAGACACTTATTGATCAGCTTAACAGCCTTCGTGACAGTGCGAGTATTCTTCTCAAGTACGACACTATCACCATTCCTCTTGTCTACACACAAGTAGTCACCCTGGCCGTCTATTCGTACTGCGCCGCAAATATTTTGGCAAGCCAATGGTTTGAGAGTAGTGATGAAGGGAAAGATCAAGCCTTAGATGTCTACTTCCCATTTTTCTCAACGCTTCAATTCTTCTTCTACATGGGATGGCTGAAAGTAGCTGAAGTCCTCATTAATCCCTTTGGGGAGGATGATGAAGACTTCGAAGTGAATTGGATGATTGATGAAAATCTGAAAGGATGCTACATGATTGTCGATGAGATGCATCATGAGCATCCGGAGTTGATGAAGGATCAATACTGGGATGAAGTCTTCCCAAATGAGCTTCCTGGTGCGGAAGAATTTCACGAACAACACCCAGAAGCATCAACATCTAAGCTTGAGATTCCAGAAGCTGAAGCACACCTAACCTCTAAATTGCCACCAAAAATCATTGTGGATGACATGGTACGAGCCAACAACCAAAGActtaaaaaagagtttttctgtTGTTaaccttcctttttcatttgtttttgcCTAAATAGAGTGATGGGAATGTTGAAAATGGTCAAGATCAACCAGGACAGAGTGCAGAGAACCTCGTTGATACTGTCACAATGGCATTTGAGCGTTTCTTCAGGACAGAAGATGAGCAATCAATGCAATACTTGAAGGAAACTACCCAAGTATCAACTGCTCCGAGTAGGGCCAGCTTGTCTGAAGGTTCAAAAGTCACGATTACTGTGCCAGATGGAAGTCTTGAGGAAGACAATGAGACACCTGAAGatgatgaatttgaaaaacttCGCTTAACTCGTGAAAAAGAACGCCAGGAGAGGAATAAACTGTTGATTTCCAACCCTACACAAGACGTTGCAACAACTTTAGATATGAGCGCTTTTCTTGAACAAATTATTGACAAAAATATGGATAAAATTGAACCAGATTCAGATTAAAAgcttgaattttcctctttacta from Lutzomyia longipalpis isolate SR_M1_2022 chromosome 4, ASM2433408v1 encodes:
- the LOC129795079 gene encoding bestrophin-2-like; translated protein: MRRTIVRYVCLCITMVLIRVAPRVKKRFPTLQRLVEAGLLTDSERTIIAKMDERFPRPSKHWMPIVWAASIVTRARKEGLIRDDFAVKTLIDQLNSLRDSASILLKYDTITIPLVYTQVVTLAVYSYCAANILASQWFESSDEGKDQALDVYFPFFSTLQFFFYMGWLKVAEVLINPFGEDDEDFEVNWMIDENLKGCYMIVDEMHHEHPELMKDQYWDEVFPNELPGAEEFHEQHPEASTSKLEIPEAEAHLTSKLPPKIIVDDMVRANNQRLKKEFFCC